In one window of Fodinibius salicampi DNA:
- a CDS encoding cytochrome c oxidase subunit 3 family protein, with the protein MANHSSSTHSKFLQHHFVDAEQQFDSAKMGMWVFLVTEILFFGGLFAAYIVYRLWYPELFTLASEELNTLWGGVNTVVLIGSSLTVAMAIKSAQLNQKKNIAINLGITLALAAVFMVIKYFEWTHKFHLGIFPGEFYAFEGIDHPKANVFFSLYYLMTGLHGIHVVIGIGLMIWLLLRSMKGHFDSEYYTPVEITGLYWHLVDIIWIFLFPLFYLID; encoded by the coding sequence ATGGCAAATCATTCAAGTTCCACACATTCTAAATTTTTACAGCATCATTTTGTAGATGCTGAACAGCAGTTTGATTCTGCAAAAATGGGGATGTGGGTATTTTTAGTAACTGAAATCCTCTTTTTCGGTGGCCTTTTCGCCGCTTATATCGTCTACCGGCTATGGTATCCCGAACTCTTCACCCTTGCTTCTGAGGAACTTAATACGCTTTGGGGTGGAGTTAACACTGTTGTACTTATCGGTAGTAGTCTGACGGTAGCAATGGCCATTAAATCGGCTCAGCTTAACCAGAAAAAAAATATTGCCATAAACCTTGGCATTACGCTGGCACTTGCTGCCGTCTTTATGGTTATTAAATATTTTGAGTGGACGCATAAATTCCACCTTGGAATTTTCCCCGGCGAATTCTATGCCTTTGAAGGTATAGATCATCCTAAAGCCAATGTCTTTTTTAGCCTTTATTATTTAATGACCGGCCTACACGGTATTCACGTGGTTATTGGTATAGGCTTAATGATTTGGCTTCTTTTGCGATCGATGAAGGGCCATTTTGATAGCGAATACTATACACCGGTTGAAATAACAGGCCTGTACTGGCACCTGGTTGACATTATTTGGATTTTCCTCTTCCCCTTATTCTATCTAATTGACTGA
- the hisF gene encoding imidazole glycerol phosphate synthase subunit HisF — protein sequence MLAKRIIPCLDIKDGRTVKGVNFEGLRDAGDPVELARRYAKEGADELVFLDITATKEKRKTLVKLVEKIALELDIPFTVGGGIGSVEEIADLLHAGADKVSLNSAIVRNPDLINEASRQFGSQCIVAAVDAKSQGDQWEVFISGGSKNTGKNALKWIKEVEERGAGEILLTSMDRDGTKSGFDLELLSAVNDITSIPVIASGGAGTSQHCIDAIKKAKADAVLAASIFHFQEIEIHDLKEKLKNADIPVRETI from the coding sequence ATGCTCGCAAAACGAATTATTCCTTGTCTCGATATCAAAGACGGACGAACAGTAAAAGGGGTGAATTTTGAGGGACTACGTGATGCCGGAGATCCGGTAGAACTGGCCCGCCGTTATGCGAAGGAAGGTGCAGATGAGCTTGTCTTTCTGGATATAACAGCTACCAAGGAGAAGCGAAAAACACTGGTAAAGCTCGTAGAAAAAATCGCCCTTGAGCTGGACATACCCTTTACTGTTGGTGGTGGTATTGGAAGTGTTGAAGAAATAGCTGACTTGCTGCATGCCGGGGCCGACAAGGTATCTCTAAACAGCGCCATCGTACGCAATCCTGATTTGATTAATGAAGCTTCCCGACAATTTGGATCTCAGTGCATTGTTGCTGCTGTAGATGCCAAAAGTCAAGGAGACCAGTGGGAAGTTTTTATTTCAGGTGGATCTAAAAATACGGGCAAAAATGCTCTTAAATGGATTAAGGAAGTTGAAGAGCGGGGAGCGGGAGAAATTTTACTGACGAGTATGGACCGCGACGGTACAAAGTCCGGCTTTGATCTGGAACTGCTTTCAGCAGTGAACGATATCACCTCCATTCCTGTCATTGCCAGCGGCGGGGCGGGAACTTCTCAACACTGCATCGACGCCATTAAAAAGGCGAAGGCCGACGCAGTATTGGCGGCCAGTATTTTCCACTTCCAGGAAATTGAAATTCATGATCTCAAAGAAAAACTAAAAAATGCAGATATCCCGGTTCGAGAAACTATATAA
- the hisIE gene encoding bifunctional phosphoribosyl-AMP cyclohydrolase/phosphoribosyl-ATP diphosphatase HisIE yields the protein MIDIDSIDFDKGDGLIPAIIQDADSFQVLMLGYMNRPALETTLEKKQVTFFSRSKQRLWTKGETSGNYLDLVELQQDCDNDTLLVLAHPQGPTCHTGNKSCFFKKDFKPTSSPDFLSQLENLIASRKKERPEGSYTTHLFDEGLDLITQKVGEEAIETVIEAKNNNPDEFKGEVADLLYHLLVLLTEKGIRLDDIIERLQERHQ from the coding sequence ATGATTGATATTGATTCTATAGACTTTGACAAAGGAGACGGACTTATTCCTGCCATCATTCAGGATGCGGATTCATTTCAGGTGCTCATGCTGGGCTATATGAACCGCCCAGCTCTGGAAACAACTCTTGAAAAAAAACAAGTTACTTTCTTTAGCAGAAGCAAACAGCGACTTTGGACCAAAGGGGAAACCTCCGGCAACTATCTAGATCTGGTTGAGCTTCAGCAGGATTGTGATAATGATACGCTATTGGTACTGGCTCATCCGCAGGGTCCCACTTGTCATACGGGCAATAAAAGCTGTTTTTTTAAAAAAGACTTTAAACCAACCTCATCACCGGACTTTTTATCCCAGCTGGAAAACCTTATTGCCAGCAGAAAAAAAGAACGGCCGGAAGGCTCCTACACTACCCATCTATTTGATGAGGGACTGGACCTGATCACTCAAAAAGTAGGTGAAGAAGCCATTGAAACAGTTATTGAAGCAAAAAACAACAACCCGGATGAATTTAAAGGTGAAGTCGCAGACCTGTTATATCACCTGCTGGTGTTGCTAACCGAAAAAGGGATACGTTTAGATGATATTATTGAGCGATTACAAGAACGGCATCAATAA
- a CDS encoding cytochrome C oxidase subunit IV family protein: protein MSGHHISSDKTLLGVAGALFILTVLTVGVHYVHIPDPWSIIVAMGIAIFKATLVALFFMNLYWDDRFNLMLFLASIAFFILLVGLTLLDTLFRTDVVPGF, encoded by the coding sequence ATGAGCGGACATCACATTTCATCCGATAAAACTTTATTAGGCGTGGCGGGCGCGCTTTTTATCTTAACAGTACTTACCGTTGGCGTTCATTACGTGCATATTCCTGATCCCTGGTCTATTATCGTTGCTATGGGTATAGCTATTTTTAAAGCTACATTGGTTGCTCTATTTTTCATGAATCTGTACTGGGATGACAGATTTAACCTGATGCTTTTTCTCGCCTCTATTGCCTTTTTTATCCTCTTAGTAGGACTTACTTTGCTCGATACCCTATTCAGAACGGATGTTGTACCAGGATTTTAA